A genomic segment from Drosophila miranda strain MSH22 chromosome 3, D.miranda_PacBio2.1, whole genome shotgun sequence encodes:
- the LOC108159343 gene encoding uncharacterized protein LOC108159343 isoform X2, with amino-acid sequence MDQLFQSYRDDERRIGEEYLSSLQDLNCNSKPLINMLTMLAEENINYAHVIVRVVEYYISQVPPEFKLPILYLIDSIIKNVRSSYVQLFAQCIVNIFLNAFESVQHSQSQLLEKVRERMYALRQTWNEVFPPSKMYALDVKVKRLDNNWPITAKNPTNKIHVNPAIHVNPDFLKTGLVPGMPVNSTLPSDMEEILQAKTRELLELKKRKLELELEQTKKHLEEQERQLNQATDAIAVAPNVAMPAPPASVAALRPPIMEPVVRNSRNAGNPGIPNTPAAQQPFSAKSRVNPVNPALLNSVRQRDPRLARQMQSQVEAAPSRSSDPRLEGKSSSSSHKSSRSRSKSPVRNSSRSTKSNNGSSSHPNSSSNRKRSESKSSTSSSGSDARHKSGGGASSSSSTLSPAKRSSKPSAKEHSDRHDRNGSPSNLKRKSTSPTTSPLKSKRNAAHKSSSSMRGKSSSTRSRSRSPIFMDVDLRSGGGKSPEQKTAAPESLSQVAASASASSSASALAAAVAAKMTISTNDLEKHTFQILEPGPPAPAASSPPIMVASSMDIDLRRPQTPPPPAFAIAKTKPLDQSNSRSTTNTTTTTFTSNNNSISSTTKIASSASNASSPSSTSTTSSSKLPAKVSFKIQKQFNKLDKSTANLSTALLISPSTSASASALAAASAPLVNQSSPQGNVSEVLQQSINKLLQVQGITGEKRSADSLPLEIDEDEQPPQQKRSKSTKLDALFGSEDVDLRREIPAVVKPGSANAVIVVEDDSMDNCDVEKPQSKTNSQLKRPSLEELRAKLAKSARLHNKLSDKVRDQSVVQRLKQLAELKANDDSQEAHDEKMRTILSQAQEMYENHNMNQEQYKDLVQKVVAINENSKMKESRRRPDGAEVERNAARDAVLRKRIPKLKSNENHSSGSPRSDGSPRYEDQPIQGSTSTEKPTQNKREKSKRENKRRKPSKWGEQVDPAAAQRAAWQLANVNNNNNNSNNNNKRCGAGGAGGSLPVVPPGFRGMPWQQPPAIVMPQTIVPPPPQPPSMMGLPPVPPVTMTKAINSLDNPMADVVRSIAIDGGSKEIRFYNQVAIIFMDGDEPHEIGFQHGQRVILIDHNEPLPLSFNDDYKPFHLDGALHRIRFGFPSRELYIDDHWYEIYFGGPPVSLPIGNSLHVLKAEGPPPNVDIGRVRRDLVVGKINMIVDAHTIVPLFLDARQQTFQMGAEQHSIQFVDSFQYALLDGQLQKIEYGGLPKGMKLNGGRSCFIRFGTLPKGVVAGKTHVADMVYIKTEAPAEPPQPPPMIVQPLPVVEQQPAAAAHVPAVSLPAASNALGNLNINDLFQKLVSSGIIGGTSIPGISSGESTSTKEAPAAAAPADAQATAAPPVYVSPPTEPIKRINLQRPETIKTRQSAVVATLYLGMQCSSCGVRFPPEQTIKYSQHLDWHFRQNRRERDSTRKATSRRWYYDLNDWRQYEEIEDVEEREKNFLDTQGQPGGPDAIDDLSQQRSLDSPVPTCAAGNDDVDRSCDMCHEKFEQFYNEELEEWHLRSAIRVEDKIYHPLCYEDYKTSLNPPAEQKDSKDVDMNNTDDNAMDTLLKLEDGGKEDDAAKRAPNLFDDDDDDVIVLPNEEPSVTEIVDDDEDEYVPANVTRAEMGNETEDKVEPSSGCEHDGEKQKSSQQPQNESANESDVEIQEPNIPFTDLDTYVEKEMDDETRLALLNVKIKEEPKDEYDEDEDDGFEDVGTVVPLLPLPEDEISINSSETQTQTIGSSPSPATIERPASVASLTLPANDDELEAADTVATVANAETELNGEPQESTHNLSAAGPAPALPLTNLVNRIKINITKNTSSIASNSASNGSSMAATSTPAAATMGSAADTQVSAISVIGGSGNCSSMETSQQVNAIQTISTIPVLCGGNTFVPKIATSAPANISSISVIGSSYGTNSRNSNSIATTTAPTSATVSAVVGAGSSSAVAQKPATPPPAVDADPEPVVELKPALRNVTLKRTKKVQNGTETSGLCSIM; translated from the exons GTGCCGCCCGAGTTTAAATTGCCCATACTATATTTAATTGATTCGATAATTAAGAATGTGAGAAGCAGCTACGTGCAGTTGTTCGCACAATGTATAGTGAACATATTCCTCAACGCGTTTGAATCG GTGCAGCATTCCCAGTCGCAGTTGCTGGAGAAGGTCCGCGAACGGATGTATGCCCTGCGACAGACCTGGAACGAGGTGTTCCCACCTTCCAAAATGTATGCCCTAGACGTAAAGGTGAAGCGTCTTGATAATAACTGGCCCATTACGGCCAAGAACCCCACCAACAAAATACATGTTAATCCCGCCATTCATGTTAATCCGGACTTTCTCAAAACG GGTTTGGTTCCTGGGATGCCGGTTAACTCCACACTGCCCAGCGACATGGAGGAGATACTCCAGGCTAAGACCcgcgagcttctggagctcaAGAAACGCAAACTGGAGCTTGAGCTAGAGCAAACCAAGAAGCATTTAGAGGAGCAAGAGCGTCAGCTGAACCAGGCGACGGATGCTATTGCTGTCGCACCCAATGTCGCTATGCCAGCGCCACCCGCTTCTGTTGCTGCTCTTCGTCCACCTATTATGGAACCAGTCGTTCGAAATTCTCGAAACGCTGGGAATCCTGGGATACCAAACACGCCAGCTGCCCAACAG CCCTTTTCCGCGAAGTCAAGGGTTAATCCAGTCAATCCGGCTCTACTGAACTCTGTGCGTCAGCGGGATCCACGTTTGGCGCGGCAAATGCAATCTCAAGTGGAGGCGGCTCCCTCGCGATCCTCTGATCCCCGTCTGGAGGGAAAATCCTCCTCATCTTCGCATAAATCTAGTCGATCGCGCAGCAAGTCACCGGTACGCAACAGCAGTCGCTCCACCAAGAgcaacaatggcagcagctCCCATCCAAACAGCTCATCGAATCGCAAGCGCAGCGAATCCAAGAGCTCAACATCTTCATCGGGATCTGATGCACGACACAAAAGTGGAGGTGGCGCTAGCAGTAGCTCCTCGACACTATCGCCTGCCAAACGCTCATCTAAACCATCGGCAAAGGAGCATTCCGACCGACATGACCGAAATGGATCACCGTCAAATTTGAAGCGTAAAAGCACCTCTCCAACCACCTCGCCATTAAAATCTAAGCGTAATGCTGCACACAAATCGTCATCGTCCATGCGCGGAAAGTCGTCCTCGACCCGATCACGCAGTCGCTCGCCCATCTTCATGGACGTTGACCTGCGCAGCGGTGGTGGAAAGTCTCCCGAACAGAAAACAGCAGCTCCAGAATCCCTATCTCAagtggcagcatcagcatcagcatcatccTCAGCCTCAGCATTAGCAGCGGCAGTAGCAGCAAAAATGACAATCAGCACGAATGATTTAGAGAAAC aTACATTTCAAATACTTGAACCAGGCCCTCCAGCTCCTGCAGCTTCAAGTCCACCGATTATGGTGGCATCCAGTATGGACATTGACTTGAGGCGGCCCCAGACGCCGCCTCCGCCAGCATTCGCCATAGCCAAAACCAAACCACTCGACcagagcaacagcagaagcaccACCAACACGACCACAACAACATTCAcatccaacaacaacagcatcagcagcacaACAAAAATTGCTAGTAGCGCCTCCAACGCATCATCGCCATCATCTACTAGTACTACGTCTTCTTCAAAATTGCCCGCAAAAGTGTCgttcaaaatacaaaaacagTTTAATAAATTAGATAAATCTACAGCGAATCTATCAACAGCATTACTGATAAGCCCATCaacatcagcatcagcatctgCATTAGCCGCCGCATCCGCACCACTAGTCAATCAGAGCTCGCCGCAGGGTAATGTATCGGAGGTACTGCAGCAATCCATCAACAAACTGCTGCAGGTAcaaggcatcactggggagaAGCGCTCCGCAGATTCGCTACCCTTAGAGATCGACGAGGATGAGCAGCCACCGCAGCAGAAACGCAGCAAATCAACTAAACTGGACGC TCTCTTCGGCAGCGAGGATGTTGATCTGCGTCGCGAGATTCCCGCTGTGGTAAAGCCTGGAAGTGCCAATGCAGTCATCGTGGTGGAAGACGACTCAATGGACAACTGTGATGTGGAAAAG CCACAATCCAAAACAAATTCGCAGCTCAAGAGGCCATCACTCGAGGAGCTGCGCGCCAAGCTGGCCAAGTCTGCGCGTCTCCACAACAAGCTATCCG ACAAAGTCAGAGATCAGTCTGTGGTGCAGCGTCTCAAGCAGCTGGCCGAGCTGAAGGCCAACGATGATTCGCAGGAGGCGCACGACGAGAAGATGCGCACGATCCTCAGCCAGGCTCAGGAGATGTACGAGAACCACAATATGAACCAAGAGCAGTACAAGGACCTGGTCCAGAAGGTTGTGGCCATTAACGAGAACAGCAAGATGAAGGAGTCCCGTCGCCGACCTGATGGTGCGGAAGTGGAGCGTAATGCAGCCCGAGATGCTGTTCTGCGCAAGCGGATACCCAAGCTCAAGAGCAACGAGAATCATTCCTCTGGCTCGCCACGCAGCGACGGCTCCCCTAGATATGAGGATCAGCCAATACAGGGATCGACGTCCACCGAAAAGCCGACGCAAAATAAACGGGAGAAGTCCAAGAGAGAGAACAAGAGACGAAAGCCCAGCAAATGGGGCGAACAGGTGGATCCTGCGGCTGCTCAAAGGGCCGCCTGGCAGTTGGCCAATgtcaataacaacaacaacaacagcaataacaataataagAGATGTGGAGCTGGAGGAGCGGGGGGTTCGCTTCCTGTCGTACCACCCGGGTTCCGGGGAATGCCCTGGCAACAGCCGCCTGCGATTGTGATGCCACAAACGATCGTCCCGCCACCACCACAGCCGCCCTCGATGATGGGTCTGCCACCAGTTCCGCCCGTAACAATGACCAAGGCCATCAATTCGCTGGACAACCCCATGGCGGATGTGGTGCGCAGCATCGCCATCGATGGCGGATCCAAAGAGATTCGCTTCTACAACCAGGTGGCCATCATATTTATGGATGGCGACGAGCCGCACGAGATTGGCTTCCAGCATGGCCAGCGCGTGATCCTGATCGATCACAATGAGCCTCTGCCGCTGAGCTTCAACGATGACTACaagccgttccatctagatgGGGCCCTACATCGCATCCGCTTTGGGTTTCCCTCCCGCGAGCTCTATATCGACGATCATTGGTATGAGATCTACTTTGGTGGACCGCCAGTCTCCCTGCCCATTGGCAACAGCCTGCACGTACTCAAGGCGGAGGGTCCTCCGCCCAATGTGGACATTGGCCGAGTGCGTCGTGACCTGGTGGTTGGCAAAATAAACATGATTGTGGATGCCCACACGATTGTTCCACTCTTCCTGGATGCCAGACAGCAGACCTTCCAGATGGGAGCCGAGCAGCATTCGATACAGTTTGTGGACAGCTTCCAATATGCTCTCCTCGATGGCCAGCTCCAGAAGATCGAATATGGCGGCCTGCCCAAGGGCATGAAGCTGAATGGCGGACGCAGCTGCTTTATCCGATTCGGAACCCTGCCAAAGGGCGTTGTGGCCGGCAAGACGCACGTGGCTGATATGGTCTACATTAAGACAGAAGCTCCGGCAGAGCCACCCCAGCCCCCACCGATGATTGTCCAGCCCCTGCCCGTAGTGGAGCAGCagccagcggcagcagcacaTGTACCAGCCGTATCCCTGCCAGCTGCATCCAATGCTCTTGGCAATCTGAATATCAATGATTTGTTCCAAAAGCTCGTCTCGTCTGGAATAATTGGTGGAACCTCTATTCCGGGGATATCGTCTGGCGAATCAACCTCAACCAAAGAAGCGCCCGCAGCTGCCGCTCCAGCTGATGCCCAAGCCACAGCCGCCCCACCGGTGTACGTTTCGCCGCCAACGGAGCCCATCAAACGCATCAACCTACAGAGGCCAGAGACTATTAAGACCCGGCAGTCGGCGGTGGTGGCCACGCTCTACCTGGGCATGCAGTGCAGCAGCTGTGGTGTGCGTTTCCCGCCAGAGCAGACCATTAAGTACAGTCAGCATCTAGACTGGCACTTCCGTCAGAACCGACGCGAGCGTGACTCGACCCGCAAGGCCACCTCCAGGCGCTGGTACTATGACCTGAATGACTGGCGGCAGTACGAAGAGATCGAGGATGTGGAAGAGCGGGAGAAGAATTTCCTGGATACGCAGGGCCAGCCAGGCGGCCCCGATGCAATCGATGATCTCTCCCAGCAACGATCGCTGGACTCGCCTGTGCCCACCTGCGCAGCCGGTAACGATGATGTGGACCGTTCCTGCGACATGTGCCACGAGAAGTTCGAGCAGTTCTACAACGAGGAGCTGGAGGAATGGCACTTGCGCAGTGCCATTCGCGTCGAGGATAAGATCTACCATCCATTGTGCTATGAGGACTACAAGACTTCGTTGAACCCGCCCGCAGAGCAAAAAGACTCCAAAGATGTGGACATGAACAACACCGATGACAACGCAATGGACACGTTACTTAAGCTGGAGGATGGGGGTAAGGAAGATG ACGCCGCTAAGCGTGCGCCGAACCTGttcgatgatgatgacgatgatgtaATTGTGTTGCCCAACGAAGAGCCCAGCGTCACTGAAATTGTCGACGACGATGAAGATGAGTATGTCCCCGCCAATGTGACGCGCGCCGAAATGGGCAACGAAACGGAGGACAAGGTGGAACCCAGCTCTGGCTGCGAGCATGATGGGGAGAAGCAGAaaagcagccagcagccacagAATGAATCAGCCAACGAGTCTGATGTGGAGATCCAAGAGCCAAACATTCCCTTCACCGATCTGGACACGTATGTGGAGAAGGAGATGGATGATGAGACGCGGTTGGCCCTGCTAAATGTAAAGATCAAAGAGGAGCCCAAGGACGAGTACGATGAGGACGAAGACGATGGCTTCGAAGATGTGGGCACGGTAGTGCCACTGCTGCCGTTGCCCGAGGATGAGATATCCATCAACAGCAGCG AAACACAAACCCAAACGATTGGATCCTCGCCCTCGCCGGCTACTATAGAGCGACCAGCTTCGGTGGCCTCGCTCACTCTTCCAGCCAACGACGATGAGCTGGAGGCCGCGGACACGGTGGCGACGGTGGCCAACGCGGAAACAGAACTGAATGGAGAGCCGCAGGAGTCGACGCATAACCTGAGCGCAGCAGGACCGGCACCGGCGTTACCTTTGACTAACTTAGTTAATAGaatcaaaataaatattaCTAAGAATACAAGTAGTATAGCAAGTAATAGTGCCTCCAACGGCTCATCAATGGCCGCCACATCGACgccggcagcagcaacgaTGGGATCGGCAGCGGATACGCAAGTCTCGGCCATCAGTGTCATAGGCGGATCCGGAAACTGCAGTTCTATGGAGACCTCGCAGCAGGTGAACGCAATTCAAACCATTTCCACCATTCCAGTTCTGTGCGGCGGTAACACATTCGTCCCCAAGATTGCAACCAGTGCTCCAGCCAATATCAGTTCCATCTCGGTCATTGGCAGCAGCTACGGCACCAACAGCCGCAACAGCAACTCAATCGCGACCACAACGGCACCAACTTCGGCGACAGTCTCGGCGGTTGTTGGAGCGGGATCATCTTCTGCCGTTGCCCAGAAACCAGCCACACCCCCGCCTGCTGTCGATGCCGATCCGGAGCCGGTGGTTGAACTGAAGCCAGCGTTGCGGAATGTGACGCTCAAACGAACGAAAAAGGTCCAGAATGGCACCGAAACATCGGGTCTCTGCTCGATCATGTAA